Proteins encoded in a region of the Trypanosoma brucei gambiense DAL972 chromosome 11, complete sequence genome:
- a CDS encoding aldo/keto reductase, putative: MDRIPYLVSSGGMQIPHMGIGTYELRGKECEEAVLSALKLGFRLIDTAAGYRNEEYVGAAIRASGVPRFELFILVKIAPKVTRTEEAVETCIRESVRKLCIDYADCVLIHWPGCGGRMPHETEEHKAARRRCWKVMTVLQQEGIVRHLGVSNFAGRHFAALSEDGSEATLFAEGKVNKPVVNQIELHPLCVQKDVCDYCKEHGIILQQYSPLGQCNAKLIEHPALCSVVKDTFSGFSVHDVLLLWGLSQGFCVIVRSKSKKHIERNWEVAKSFFSEGALTKVHLERLRDLRELMKVEGTEDHHFCWHSNTID; this comes from the coding sequence ATGGACCGTATTCCATATTTGGTTTCATCTGGTGGGATGCAAATTCCTCATATGGGTATTGGCACCTATGAGTTACGTGGTAAGGAGTGCGAAGAGGCAGTTTTATCAGCATTAAAACTTGGGTTCCGTCTAATCGATACAGCTGCTGGATATAGAAACGAGGAATATGTTGGAGCCGCTATTCGAGCAAGTGGCGTGCCCCGCTTTGAGCTTTTCATTCTCGTGAAAATTGCTCCAAAGGTAACAAGAACGGAGGAAGCCGTCGAGACATGCATCCGTGAGAGTGTGCGGAAACTTTGCATTGATTACGCGGATTGTGTATTAATTCACTGGCCCGGTTGCGGTGGGCGCATGCCACATGAAACAGAGGAACACAAAGCCGcacgccgccgctgctgGAAAGTAATGACAGTCCTTCAGCAGGAAGGGATCGTTCGCCATTTAGGCGTGTCAAATTTTGCTGGAAGACATTTTGCTGCGCTTTCTGAAGATGGGTCGGAGGCAACACTGTTTGCGGAAGGGAAAGTCAACAAACCAGTGGTGAATCAGATAGAGTTGCATCCCTTGTGTGTGCAGAAAGATGTCTGTGATTACTGTAAGGAACACGGCATAATACTTCAACAATACTCTCCTTTAGGACAGTGCAACGCCAAACTTATCGAACATCCGGCTCTTTGCTCCGTTGTGAAGGACACATTCTCTGGGTTTTCTGTCCATGATgtactgttgttgtggggACTGAGCCAAGGCTTTTGTGTAATCGTCCGAAGCAAATCAAAGAAACATATTGAGCGTAATTGGGAGGTTGCGAAAAGTTTCTTCTCGGAGGGAGCCCTCACTAAGGTACATTTAGAACGGTTACGGGACTTGAGGGAACTCATGAAAGTTGAGGGAACGGAAGACCACCATTTTTGTTGGCATAGCAACACGATAGATTAA